One Aphelocoma coerulescens isolate FSJ_1873_10779 chromosome 6, UR_Acoe_1.0, whole genome shotgun sequence DNA window includes the following coding sequences:
- the SRGN gene encoding serglycin encodes MPAKMQLLIRCNGRIFLAICLILFVGYTAQGAPMQRARYKRVRCRPDTWSANCIEEKGPWFYMPSGGANRILPPMADPSLMKRYQELGDIFPLSDEDSASGSNTMVEAEPASGSGLGDNDSFSEAKLPVFLESLRGTELKEKLSEEDLLL; translated from the exons ATGCCAGCCAAAATGCAGCTCCTTATCAGATGTAACGGGAGGATTTTCCTGGCTATTTGTTTAATCCTCTTTGTGGGATACACAGCACAAG GTGCTCCGATGCAGAGGGCGAGGTACAAGAGAGTGAGGTGCCGGCCTGACACCTGGTCTGCTAACTGCATTGAAGAGAAGGGGCCCTGGTTTTACATGCCCAGTGGTGGAGCCAACAGGATCCTTCCTCCCATGGCAGACCCGTCCTT GATGAAGAGATACCAGGAGTTGGGTGATATATTCCCTCTCTCGGATGAGGATTCCGCCTCTGGGTCCAATACCATGGTGGAAGCAGAGCCAGCCTCTGGGTCGGGGCTTGGTGACAATGACAGCTTTTCTGAGGCGAAGCTGCCTGTCTTCCTGGAGAGCCTGCGAGGCACTGAGCTGAAGGAAAAGCTGTCGGAGGAGGATTTGCTCCTGTAG
- the KIFBP gene encoding KIF-binding protein isoform X2, translating into MAAAAGGGWPAVCGKFRAARTLSAVESLKDPETEPYRSKYSARALLQEVKQLLSAAEEGGEAVLAVRRAVLEYELGVNHTDTEELSAGEEHLQRCTQLLEPHRLSPDCVSLYIQAQNNLGILWSQRDEIETAQTYLESAEALYNQYMKEDGNPPLDPSEHFMAEEEKLTDQERSKRFEKAYTHTLYYLAQVYQHLDMIEKAAQYCHTTLKRQLEYCGYYPVEWARNAATLSQYYLSKECFMEARHCLAAASVIFSQAGQVPSAEDDETEPDQQDLPERKAEIARCWIKYCLNLLQSARKLLEDNIGELDPDRQLELKAQRKKEEDEKEKGRKKAVLFGTSDICDSVLAMEEKVSSVYPLDFQEAREIFLVGQNYVQEAKEFFQVDGYVTDHIEIVQDHSALFKVLAFFEEDYERRCKMHKRRIDMLEPIYADLNPQYYLLICRQLQCELADTYYEMMDLKVAIGNRLEKLDSHTVKKINSLAQFAIKYYELFLDSLRNPDKVFPEKLEEDVLRPAMVAKFHIARLYGKLITSDSKKQLENMQTSLEYYTFLVDYCDKYPDAVPAIETELELSKEMVNLLPASMERLRAKLSSFV; encoded by the exons atggcggcggcggcgggcggaggGTGGCCCGCGGTGTGCGGGAAGTTCCGCGCCGCCCGCACGCTCTCAGCCGTGGAGTCCCTCAAGGACCCCGAGACGGAGCCGTACCGCTCCAAGTACAGCGCCCGGGCGCTGCTGCAGGAGGTGAAGCAGCTGCTGAGCGCCGCCGAGGAGGGCGGCGAGGCGGTGTTGGCCGTGCGGCGGGCCGTGCTGGAGTACGAGCTGGGCGTCAACCACACCGACACCGAGGAGCTGTCGGCCGGTGAGGAGCACCTGCAGCGCTGCACGCAGCTCCTGGAGCCGCACCGCCTCTCCCCGGACTGCGTGTCCCTCTACATACAGGCCCAG AACAATCTGGGTATCCTGTGGTCTCAAAGGGATGAAATTGAAACTGCACAAACTTACTTGGAATCTGCAGAAGCCTTGTATAATCAATACATGAAAGAG GATGGAAATCCTCCCCTGGATCCCAGTGAACATTTCAtggcagaagaagaaaaactcacAGACCAAGAAAGATCCAAAAG atttgaaAAAGCCTACACGCATACTCTGTATTACCTGGCACAAGTCTACCAGCACCTGGACATGATTGAGAAGGCTGCTCAGTATTGCCATACTACTCTGAAAAGACAGCTTGAGTACTGTGGCTACTACCCAGTAGAATGGGCACGCAATGCTGCCACTTTGTCACAGTACTATCTCTCCAAG GAATGCTTTATGGAGGCTCGACACTGCCTAGCAGCAGCCAGTGTCATCTTTAGCCAAGCTGGACAGGTGCCATCTGCTGAAGATG ATGAAACAGAGCCAGACCAACAGGACCTTCCAGAGAGGAAAGCTGAAATTGCAAGGTGTTGGATTAAGTATTGCCTGAATCTTCTGCAAAGCGCTCGAAAATTGCTTGAG GATAACATAGGAGAGCTGGATCCAGACAGGCAGTTGGAACTTaaagcccaaaggaaaaaagaagaggatgAAAAAGAGAAGGGCAGGAAAAAAGCTGTTCTTTTTGGGACAAGTGATATATGTGACTCTGTCTTAGCCATGGAGGAGAAAGTAAGCAGCGTATATCCTTTAGATTTTCAAGAAGCCAGAGAAATCTTCCTGGTTGGCCAGAACTATGTTCAGGAAGCAAAAGAGTTCTTTCAGGTTGATGGTTATGTTACTGACCATATTGAAATTGTTCAGGATCACAGTGCTTTGTTTAAGGTACTTGCTTTCTTTGAAGAAGACTATGAGAGGCGCTGCAAAATGCACAAGCGTAGAATAGACATGCTGGAGCCAATCTATGCAGACCTGAACCCCCAGTACTACCTGTTGATTTGTAGGCAGCTTCAGTGTGAACTAGCTGACACCTATTATGAGATGATGGATTTAAAGGTAGCTATTGGTAACAGGTTAGAGAAACTAGACTCCCAcacagttaaaaaaattaattctctgGCTCAGTTCGCAATCAAATATTACGAACTCTTCTTGGATTCTTTGAGGAACCCTGATAAGGTGTTTCCTGAAAAGCTCGAGGAAGATGTTCTTCGCCCTGCAATGGTGGCTAAATTTCATATTGCACGACTATATGGTAAGCTTATTACTTCAGATAGCAAAAAGCAACTGGAAAATATGCAGACATCATTGGAATATTACACATTTCTGGTAGACTATTGTGACAAGTATCCAGATGCTGTCCCTGCCATTGAAACTGAACTAGAACTCAGTAAGGAGATGGTGAATCTTCTTCCAGCAAGCATGGAGAGGCTAAGAGCAAAGCTGTCTTCGTTTGTATAA
- the KIFBP gene encoding KIF-binding protein isoform X1: protein MAAAAGGGWPAVCGKFRAARTLSAVESLKDPETEPYRSKYSARALLQEVKQLLSAAEEGGEAVLAVRRAVLEYELGVNHTDTEELSAGEEHLQRCTQLLEPHRLSPDCVSLYIQAQNNLGILWSQRDEIETAQTYLESAEALYNQYMKEDGNPPLDPSEHFMAEEEKLTDQERSKRFEKAYTHTLYYLAQVYQHLDMIEKAAQYCHTTLKRQLEYCGYYPVEWARNAATLSQYYLSKECFMEARHCLAAASVIFSQAGQVPSAEDVDETEPDQQDLPERKAEIARCWIKYCLNLLQSARKLLEDNIGELDPDRQLELKAQRKKEEDEKEKGRKKAVLFGTSDICDSVLAMEEKVSSVYPLDFQEAREIFLVGQNYVQEAKEFFQVDGYVTDHIEIVQDHSALFKVLAFFEEDYERRCKMHKRRIDMLEPIYADLNPQYYLLICRQLQCELADTYYEMMDLKVAIGNRLEKLDSHTVKKINSLAQFAIKYYELFLDSLRNPDKVFPEKLEEDVLRPAMVAKFHIARLYGKLITSDSKKQLENMQTSLEYYTFLVDYCDKYPDAVPAIETELELSKEMVNLLPASMERLRAKLSSFV from the exons atggcggcggcggcgggcggaggGTGGCCCGCGGTGTGCGGGAAGTTCCGCGCCGCCCGCACGCTCTCAGCCGTGGAGTCCCTCAAGGACCCCGAGACGGAGCCGTACCGCTCCAAGTACAGCGCCCGGGCGCTGCTGCAGGAGGTGAAGCAGCTGCTGAGCGCCGCCGAGGAGGGCGGCGAGGCGGTGTTGGCCGTGCGGCGGGCCGTGCTGGAGTACGAGCTGGGCGTCAACCACACCGACACCGAGGAGCTGTCGGCCGGTGAGGAGCACCTGCAGCGCTGCACGCAGCTCCTGGAGCCGCACCGCCTCTCCCCGGACTGCGTGTCCCTCTACATACAGGCCCAG AACAATCTGGGTATCCTGTGGTCTCAAAGGGATGAAATTGAAACTGCACAAACTTACTTGGAATCTGCAGAAGCCTTGTATAATCAATACATGAAAGAG GATGGAAATCCTCCCCTGGATCCCAGTGAACATTTCAtggcagaagaagaaaaactcacAGACCAAGAAAGATCCAAAAG atttgaaAAAGCCTACACGCATACTCTGTATTACCTGGCACAAGTCTACCAGCACCTGGACATGATTGAGAAGGCTGCTCAGTATTGCCATACTACTCTGAAAAGACAGCTTGAGTACTGTGGCTACTACCCAGTAGAATGGGCACGCAATGCTGCCACTTTGTCACAGTACTATCTCTCCAAG GAATGCTTTATGGAGGCTCGACACTGCCTAGCAGCAGCCAGTGTCATCTTTAGCCAAGCTGGACAGGTGCCATCTGCTGAAGATG TAGATGAAACAGAGCCAGACCAACAGGACCTTCCAGAGAGGAAAGCTGAAATTGCAAGGTGTTGGATTAAGTATTGCCTGAATCTTCTGCAAAGCGCTCGAAAATTGCTTGAG GATAACATAGGAGAGCTGGATCCAGACAGGCAGTTGGAACTTaaagcccaaaggaaaaaagaagaggatgAAAAAGAGAAGGGCAGGAAAAAAGCTGTTCTTTTTGGGACAAGTGATATATGTGACTCTGTCTTAGCCATGGAGGAGAAAGTAAGCAGCGTATATCCTTTAGATTTTCAAGAAGCCAGAGAAATCTTCCTGGTTGGCCAGAACTATGTTCAGGAAGCAAAAGAGTTCTTTCAGGTTGATGGTTATGTTACTGACCATATTGAAATTGTTCAGGATCACAGTGCTTTGTTTAAGGTACTTGCTTTCTTTGAAGAAGACTATGAGAGGCGCTGCAAAATGCACAAGCGTAGAATAGACATGCTGGAGCCAATCTATGCAGACCTGAACCCCCAGTACTACCTGTTGATTTGTAGGCAGCTTCAGTGTGAACTAGCTGACACCTATTATGAGATGATGGATTTAAAGGTAGCTATTGGTAACAGGTTAGAGAAACTAGACTCCCAcacagttaaaaaaattaattctctgGCTCAGTTCGCAATCAAATATTACGAACTCTTCTTGGATTCTTTGAGGAACCCTGATAAGGTGTTTCCTGAAAAGCTCGAGGAAGATGTTCTTCGCCCTGCAATGGTGGCTAAATTTCATATTGCACGACTATATGGTAAGCTTATTACTTCAGATAGCAAAAAGCAACTGGAAAATATGCAGACATCATTGGAATATTACACATTTCTGGTAGACTATTGTGACAAGTATCCAGATGCTGTCCCTGCCATTGAAACTGAACTAGAACTCAGTAAGGAGATGGTGAATCTTCTTCCAGCAAGCATGGAGAGGCTAAGAGCAAAGCTGTCTTCGTTTGTATAA
- the LOC138112236 gene encoding nucleolar RNA helicase 2-like isoform X1 encodes MGAVWGRAARLGLPAVRAAAAPASGGGRRLGWLGGAGAGPSVLLSAALPYGPARLPHFLRAGAGRASWGRRAETGPDTGSSAAAAYLPGEHPAAMPAAEPEHSPAEPQAPAAAESVRRGRRRKVKQEETPEKKVKRQVKAKRRGKAEAEQAQPEESGLGDGDFEPPVPKKTKKIKEKSNGLVGESDASQHAVESSSVVSDSVTSPAAGEQDSDAEELTEEAKEGAFSNFPLSQNTINLLTARGVKYLFPVQVKTFQPIYDGKDVIAQARTGTGKTLSFALPLIEKLQSVSQDGRRGRAPKVLVLVPTRELATQVAKDFKNLTRKLSIACFYGGTPYKEQLDLLKSGIDILVGTPGRIKDHIQNSKLELSCVKHVVLDEVDHMLDMGFAEQVEEILGSSYKKGSENNPQTLLFSATCPRWVYDVAKKYMRDEYEQIDLIGRKTQRTATTVEHLAIQCRSSQRAGVLGDIIQVYSGSRGRTIVFCETKREANELAMNASLKQDAQSLHGDIPQKQREITLKGFRNGVFEVLIATNVAARGLDIPEVDLVIQCSPPKDVDSYIHRSGRTGRAGRTGICICLFQRREEDLLKQVEHKAGITFKRVGVPSATDVIKASSNDAKKLLEAVPPSAVDYFRKSAEELIDEKGAVAALAAALAHISGAAHIQQRSLLNSTAGFVTMVLKCSIEMHTMGYAWRGLKEQLGEEVDNKVSAMRFLKGKMGVCFDIPVDELSNIQEQWKDTRRWQLSVASELPELEEYPQEAGRGFSKFGNSRQGDFKRKSWFKSGNRGL; translated from the exons ATGGGGGCCGTGTGGGGCCGGGCAGCGCGGCTGGGACTCCCTGCggtgcgggcggcggcggccccggcgagcggcggcgggcgtcgGTTGGGCTGGCTGGGCGGCGCCGGGGCGGGCCCGTCGGTGCTGCTGTCGGCAGCGCTGCCCTACGGACCGGCCCGCCTGCCTCACTTCCTGCGCGCCGGGGCGGGGCGCGCGTCCTGGGGCCGCCGCGCCGAGACCGGCCCCGACACTggcagcagcgccgccgccgcgtACCTTCCCGGGGAGCATCCGGCAGCCATGCCCGCCGCCGAGCCCGAGCACAGCCCCGCCGAGCCCCAGGCGCCGGCCGCCGCAGAGTCGGTGCGCCGCGGACGCCGCAGAAAGGTCAAG CAGGAGGAGACGCCGGAGAAGAAGGTGAAGCGGCAGGTGAAAGCGAAGCGGCGCGGTAAGGCCGAGGCCGAGCAGGCGCAGCCCGAGGAGAGCGGGCTGGGGGACGGCGATTTCGAGCCCCCCGTGCCCAAGAAGACGAAAAAGATCAAGGAGAAGAGCAACGGTTTGGTAGGAGAGAGCGACGCGTCCCAGCATGCGGTGGAATCTTCCTCCGTTGTGAGCGACAGCGTGACATCCCCAGCTGCCGGAGAGCAGGACAGCGACGCCGAG GAGTTGACAGAAGAAGCAAAAGAAGGCGCCTTCTCTAATTTTCCACTCTCACAGAACACTATCAACCTTCTCACAG CTCGAGGTGTAAAAtacctgttccctgtgcaagtGAAGACTTTCCAGCCCATATATGATGGCAAAGATGTAATTGCTCAAGCTCGAACAGGAACTGGGAAAACCCTTTCTTTTGCTCTTCCACTGATTGAAAAActtcagagtgtctcgcaggaTGGGAGAAGAGGCCGTGCACCAAAA GTGCTGGTTCTTGTTCCAACCAGGGAACTGGCCACTCAGGTAGCCAAAGACTTCAAGAATCTCACAAGGAAACTGTCAATTGCTTGTTTTTATGGAGGAACTCCGTATAAAGAACAGC TTGATCTCCTTAAAAGTGGCATCGATATTCTAGTGGGAACTCCTGGACGGATCAAAGACCACATTCAGAATAGCAAGCTGGAACTTTCCTGTGTGAAGCATGTTGTTTTGGATGAAGTGGATCACATGTTAGACATGGGCTTTGCAGAACAAGTGGAAGAAATCTTGGGATCGTCCTATAAGAAAG GCTCTGAGAACAACCCGCAGACACTGCTGTTTTCTGCAACTTGTCCACGCTGGGTTTATGATGTAGCAAAAAAATACATGAGAGATGAGTACGAACAGATTGACCTGATTGGAAGGAAGACTCAAAGGACAGCCACAACTGTGGAA CACTTGGCTATACAGTGTCGCTCATCTCAGAGAGCAGGAGTTCTTGGGGACATCATTCAGGTCTACAGTGGCAGCCGTGGGCGAACCATTGTCTTTTGTGAGACCAAAAGGGAAGCAAATGAGTTGGCAATGAATGCTTCACTCAAACAG GATGCCCAGTCCTTGCATGGTGACATTCCACAGAAACAGAGGGAAATTACATTAAAAGGCTTCAGAAATGGTGTGTTTGAGGTTCTGATTGCAACAAATGTAGCTGCCCGTGGTTTGGATATTCCCGAGGTTGACCTTGTTATACAGTGCTCACCACCAAAA GATGTTGATTCCTACATCCACCGTTCTGGACGCACGGGCCGAGCTGGCCGAACTGGTATCTGCATTTGTTTGTTtcagagaagagaagaagatcTTCTGAAACAAGTCGAGCACAAAGCA GGTATTACCTTTAAGCGTGTAGGCGTTCCTTCTGCTACAGATGTAATTAAAGCTTCAAGTAATGATGCCAAAAA GTTGCTGGAGGCTGTTCCTCCGTCTGCAGTAGACTACTTCAGAAAATCAGCTGAAGAGCTGATAGATGAAAAGGGGGCGgtggctgccctggctgcagccctggcGCACATTTCCGGGGCAGCTCACATCCAGCAGCGCTCCCTGCTCAACTCAACAGCT GGTTTTGTGACCATGGTGTTGAAGTGTTCGATAGAGATGCATACCATGGGCTATGCCTGGCGGGGACTGAAGGAACAGCTTGGGGAGGAAGTCGATAACAAGGTGTCTGCAATGCGTTTCCTCAAGGGGAAGATG GGCGTGTGCTTTGATATCCCTGTTGACGAACTGAGTAACATACAG GAGCAGTGGAAGGACACACGGCGCTGGCAGCTGTCGGTGGCAAGTGAGTTGCCCGAGCTGGAAGAATATCCCCAGGAGGCGGGACGAGGGTTCTCCAAGTTCGGAAACAGCAGGCAAGGAGACTTCAAGAGAAAAAGCTGGTTCAAGAGTGGAAATCGGGGACTTTAA
- the LOC138112236 gene encoding nucleolar RNA helicase 2-like isoform X2, which yields MGAVWGRAARLGLPAVRAAAAPASGGGRRLGWLGGAGAGPSVLLSAALPYGPARLPHFLRAGAGRASWGRRAETGPDTGSSAAAAYLPGEHPAAMPAAEPEHSPAEPQAPAAAESVRRGRRRKVKEETPEKKVKRQVKAKRRGKAEAEQAQPEESGLGDGDFEPPVPKKTKKIKEKSNGLVGESDASQHAVESSSVVSDSVTSPAAGEQDSDAEELTEEAKEGAFSNFPLSQNTINLLTARGVKYLFPVQVKTFQPIYDGKDVIAQARTGTGKTLSFALPLIEKLQSVSQDGRRGRAPKVLVLVPTRELATQVAKDFKNLTRKLSIACFYGGTPYKEQLDLLKSGIDILVGTPGRIKDHIQNSKLELSCVKHVVLDEVDHMLDMGFAEQVEEILGSSYKKGSENNPQTLLFSATCPRWVYDVAKKYMRDEYEQIDLIGRKTQRTATTVEHLAIQCRSSQRAGVLGDIIQVYSGSRGRTIVFCETKREANELAMNASLKQDAQSLHGDIPQKQREITLKGFRNGVFEVLIATNVAARGLDIPEVDLVIQCSPPKDVDSYIHRSGRTGRAGRTGICICLFQRREEDLLKQVEHKAGITFKRVGVPSATDVIKASSNDAKKLLEAVPPSAVDYFRKSAEELIDEKGAVAALAAALAHISGAAHIQQRSLLNSTAGFVTMVLKCSIEMHTMGYAWRGLKEQLGEEVDNKVSAMRFLKGKMGVCFDIPVDELSNIQEQWKDTRRWQLSVASELPELEEYPQEAGRGFSKFGNSRQGDFKRKSWFKSGNRGL from the exons ATGGGGGCCGTGTGGGGCCGGGCAGCGCGGCTGGGACTCCCTGCggtgcgggcggcggcggccccggcgagcggcggcgggcgtcgGTTGGGCTGGCTGGGCGGCGCCGGGGCGGGCCCGTCGGTGCTGCTGTCGGCAGCGCTGCCCTACGGACCGGCCCGCCTGCCTCACTTCCTGCGCGCCGGGGCGGGGCGCGCGTCCTGGGGCCGCCGCGCCGAGACCGGCCCCGACACTggcagcagcgccgccgccgcgtACCTTCCCGGGGAGCATCCGGCAGCCATGCCCGCCGCCGAGCCCGAGCACAGCCCCGCCGAGCCCCAGGCGCCGGCCGCCGCAGAGTCGGTGCGCCGCGGACGCCGCAGAAAGGTCAAG GAGGAGACGCCGGAGAAGAAGGTGAAGCGGCAGGTGAAAGCGAAGCGGCGCGGTAAGGCCGAGGCCGAGCAGGCGCAGCCCGAGGAGAGCGGGCTGGGGGACGGCGATTTCGAGCCCCCCGTGCCCAAGAAGACGAAAAAGATCAAGGAGAAGAGCAACGGTTTGGTAGGAGAGAGCGACGCGTCCCAGCATGCGGTGGAATCTTCCTCCGTTGTGAGCGACAGCGTGACATCCCCAGCTGCCGGAGAGCAGGACAGCGACGCCGAG GAGTTGACAGAAGAAGCAAAAGAAGGCGCCTTCTCTAATTTTCCACTCTCACAGAACACTATCAACCTTCTCACAG CTCGAGGTGTAAAAtacctgttccctgtgcaagtGAAGACTTTCCAGCCCATATATGATGGCAAAGATGTAATTGCTCAAGCTCGAACAGGAACTGGGAAAACCCTTTCTTTTGCTCTTCCACTGATTGAAAAActtcagagtgtctcgcaggaTGGGAGAAGAGGCCGTGCACCAAAA GTGCTGGTTCTTGTTCCAACCAGGGAACTGGCCACTCAGGTAGCCAAAGACTTCAAGAATCTCACAAGGAAACTGTCAATTGCTTGTTTTTATGGAGGAACTCCGTATAAAGAACAGC TTGATCTCCTTAAAAGTGGCATCGATATTCTAGTGGGAACTCCTGGACGGATCAAAGACCACATTCAGAATAGCAAGCTGGAACTTTCCTGTGTGAAGCATGTTGTTTTGGATGAAGTGGATCACATGTTAGACATGGGCTTTGCAGAACAAGTGGAAGAAATCTTGGGATCGTCCTATAAGAAAG GCTCTGAGAACAACCCGCAGACACTGCTGTTTTCTGCAACTTGTCCACGCTGGGTTTATGATGTAGCAAAAAAATACATGAGAGATGAGTACGAACAGATTGACCTGATTGGAAGGAAGACTCAAAGGACAGCCACAACTGTGGAA CACTTGGCTATACAGTGTCGCTCATCTCAGAGAGCAGGAGTTCTTGGGGACATCATTCAGGTCTACAGTGGCAGCCGTGGGCGAACCATTGTCTTTTGTGAGACCAAAAGGGAAGCAAATGAGTTGGCAATGAATGCTTCACTCAAACAG GATGCCCAGTCCTTGCATGGTGACATTCCACAGAAACAGAGGGAAATTACATTAAAAGGCTTCAGAAATGGTGTGTTTGAGGTTCTGATTGCAACAAATGTAGCTGCCCGTGGTTTGGATATTCCCGAGGTTGACCTTGTTATACAGTGCTCACCACCAAAA GATGTTGATTCCTACATCCACCGTTCTGGACGCACGGGCCGAGCTGGCCGAACTGGTATCTGCATTTGTTTGTTtcagagaagagaagaagatcTTCTGAAACAAGTCGAGCACAAAGCA GGTATTACCTTTAAGCGTGTAGGCGTTCCTTCTGCTACAGATGTAATTAAAGCTTCAAGTAATGATGCCAAAAA GTTGCTGGAGGCTGTTCCTCCGTCTGCAGTAGACTACTTCAGAAAATCAGCTGAAGAGCTGATAGATGAAAAGGGGGCGgtggctgccctggctgcagccctggcGCACATTTCCGGGGCAGCTCACATCCAGCAGCGCTCCCTGCTCAACTCAACAGCT GGTTTTGTGACCATGGTGTTGAAGTGTTCGATAGAGATGCATACCATGGGCTATGCCTGGCGGGGACTGAAGGAACAGCTTGGGGAGGAAGTCGATAACAAGGTGTCTGCAATGCGTTTCCTCAAGGGGAAGATG GGCGTGTGCTTTGATATCCCTGTTGACGAACTGAGTAACATACAG GAGCAGTGGAAGGACACACGGCGCTGGCAGCTGTCGGTGGCAAGTGAGTTGCCCGAGCTGGAAGAATATCCCCAGGAGGCGGGACGAGGGTTCTCCAAGTTCGGAAACAGCAGGCAAGGAGACTTCAAGAGAAAAAGCTGGTTCAAGAGTGGAAATCGGGGACTTTAA